GAACCTGAGGTGTCTGAAGCTTCTCAAATCCAAACAGAGTCTCCCGACGCTGAGGAGATGGGGAGTACATGGCCTGGTGACTTTCAAATGAAGGGTCCCCTAGGCTTAGGCGGGTATAGGACCTCCGCACCTTTTGTGACCATGCTGAGTCTTCTGGGTTTGCTGCAGCCTGTGGACAGGGTGGTGAGGGGGCCAAGATCGGGGAGAGCATGGTGGCTTTGGGTGTAGGGACCTGGGCAGGTCCTGGGGTATAGATTTGGGACTTCTTAGGACTGCCTTCAATCAATCTTTGTTCATTTTCTGTCTGGTCCTCAGAGGGGACCTGAAACAAAATCAATTGTGCACATATGACTGGGCTAATATGAAATAGCAGAAGgaccaaacatttaaaaaactatgCAGCTTATTATGGAAACCGATTTGCTGTGTTCTTTCAACTCACATTGACTTGTGTTTTCCTGGGTGCAATCTTCCTCACAGTGATGCGGCGTTTTACGGCATCTGTAGGAGCCTGTGGATTACGGTAACATAATTCGACAAAATACTGAAATGACTGAAGATGTTTGCAGGATGCAGTTTGACTATGTCAATAGGTAAATTGAAATGTTACTAGTTCTGAAAGACTGGTGGTGTTTAGTTCTAGCTGCTGACAAAGGTACTACTCACAGAGTTGGGGACATTATCATTTGGAGAGGTCAACCGCATTGACCTCCTTCGTGGCTGGCAGGTAGAATCTGGTATGATAAGACAAAGAATGGCCCAACCATAAACAATTTTACCTAACCGGCAGCTTACAATGGTGTGTGATCTTTGTAGCCAATAGCAACATGACTTGACTGGTAAAGACCCTTGACTGCTAAAGTTGAAGTGACAGTTGTTTTTAGTCTACTGTCAAGATGAGTCCATGTCCAAAGCCATctgttgtgaagatccagctgtaTGCTTTAATATGTAAAGACATGGGGAAGATAGGCAACAGTTTGTAACTGTAGCCTGCAATTCAGGGCGTTCCCcctgcctacccttaccacctgggggaggacCGTTGCAGAGGGCTGTTCAGTCCCAGGTTCCTGCAGATGCAGTTATGCCCAGATGCAGGGACGCCCTGAATTGCAGGCTGCAGTTGTACCCTTCTCAAGATAGACATCAAAATGATGGAAATAGATAGATGATCTTGCATTGATTTGAGATTGGGGCATAAAGCTAGCTCTCTAACCAAGTCTAAAAAATAGATAACATTTGACACTCATCTCACCATCATTTAAATCAAAAATGTAAGTTTGATTCAGTGAACCACACATTTGCTAGCTACGGGCAAGCACTTCAGAAGAACTTCTCTAAATTACTTATTTAGAGTCGAAGGTGTTAAGGTAAcaaaaaatgatttgataaaatattgactTTGGCCTTACTACTAAAGCCCaaagaaacgcattgaataacacattcatggcAAAAAAAaggacagtatacacacacacacacacacacacacacacacacacatatatacactgctcaaaaaaataaagggaacactaaaataacacatcctagatctgaattaatgaaatattcttattaaatacttttttctttacatagttgaatgtgctgacaacaaaaccacacaaaaatgatcaatggaaatcaaatttatcaacccatggaggtctggatttggagtcacactcaaaattaaagtggaaaaccacactacaggctgatccaactttgatgtaatgtccttaaaacaagtcaaaatgaggctcagtagtgtgtgtgacctccacgcgcctgtatgacctccctacaacgcctgggcatgctcctgatgaggtggcggatggtctcctgagggatctcctcccagacccagactaaagcatccgccaactcctggacagtctgtggtgcaacgtggcatgatgtcccagatgtgctcaattggattcaggtctggggaacgggcaggccagtcctgagcatcaatgccttcctcttgcaggaactgctgacacactccagccacatgaggtccagcattgtcttgcattaggaggaacccagggccaaccgcaccagcatatggtctcacaagaggtctgaggatctcatctcggtacctaatggcagtcaggctacctctggcgagcacatggagggctgtgcggccccccaaagaaatgccacaccacaccatgactgacccaccgccaaaacggtcatgctggaggatgttgcaggcagcagaacgttctccacggcgtctccagactctgtcacatgtgctcagtgtgaacctgttttcatctgtgaagagcacagggcgtcagtggcgaatttgccaatcttggtgttctctggcaaatgccaaacgtcctgcacggtgttgggctgtaagcacaacccccacctgtggacgtcagaccctcataccaccctcatggagtctgtttctgactgtttgagcagacacatgcacatttgtggcctgctggaagtcattttgcagggctctggcagtgctcctcctgctcctccttgcacaaaggcggaggtagcggtcctgctactgggttgttgcccttctacggcctcctccacgtctcttgatgtactggcctgtctcctggtagcgcctccatgctctggacactatgctgacagacacagcataccttcttgccacagctcgcattgatgttccatcctggatgagctgcactacctgagccacttgtgtgggttgtagactccatctcatgctaccactagagtgaaagcaccgccagcattcaaaagtgaccaaaacatcagccataggaactgagaagtggtctgtggtcaccacctgcagaaccactcctttattgggggtgtcttgctaattgcctataatttccacctgttgtctattccacttgcacaacagcatgtgaaatgtattgtcaatcagtgttgcttcctaagtggacagttttatttcacagaagtgtgattgacttggagtcacattgtgttgtttaagtgttccctttatttttttgagcagtaataaatatatatatatatatacatagtaccagtcaaagtttggacacacctactaattcaagggtttttctttattttcacattgtagcataatagtgaagacatcaaaactattaaataacacacatggaatcatgtaaccaaacaagtgttaaaaaaacaaaatatatttgagattcttcaaagtagccaccatttgccttgacaactttgcacacttggcattctctcaaccagcttcacctggaatgcttttccaacagtctggaaggagttcccacatatgctgagcacttgttggctgctgttccttcactctgcggtccaactcatcccaaaccatctcaattgggttgaggtcaggtgattgtggaggccaggtcatctgatgcagcactccatcactctacttcttggtcaaatagcccttacacagcctggaggtgtgttttgggtcattgtcctgttgaaaaacaaatgacagtcccactaagcccaaaccagatgggatggcgtatcgctgctgaatgctgtggtaaccatgttggttaagtgtgccttgaattctaaataaaatcacagacagtgtcaccagcaaagcacccccacaccacctcctccatgcttcacgtgggAACCCCACATAcgtagatcatccattcacctactctgcgtcttccaaagacacggcagttggagccaaaaatctcaaatttggactcaacagaccaaaaggacagatttccaccggtctaatgtccattgctcgtgtttcttggcccaagcaagtctcttcaaccatgaaggcctgattcacgcagcctCTGCtttacagttgatgttgagatgtgtctgttacttgaactctgaagcatctatttgggctgcaataactctaatgaacttatcctctgcagcagaggtaactctgggtcttcctttcccgtgGAGGTActgatgagagccagtttcatcatagcgcttgatggtttctgcgactgcacttgaagaaacctttaaagttcttgacattttccacattgactggccttcatgtcttaacgtaatgatggactgtcgattctctttgcttatttgaacggtagcctagtggttagagcgttggactagtaaccgaaaggttgcaagattgaatccccgagctgacaaggtaaaaaatctgtcgttctgcccctgaacaaggcagttaacccactgttcctaagccatcattgaaaataagaatttgttcttaactgacttgcctacttaaataaaggtttaaaaaaatcaatacaaatagggctatcttctgtataccacccctaccttgtcacaacacaactgattaaatCATACgaattaaggaaataaattccacaaattcacttttaacaagggac
Above is a window of Oncorhynchus tshawytscha isolate Ot180627B linkage group LG30, Otsh_v2.0, whole genome shotgun sequence DNA encoding:
- the LOC112228832 gene encoding sororin; the encoded protein is MTNETPQPVLADSTCQPRRRSMRLTSPNDNVPNSAPTDAVKRRITVRKIAPRKTQVNVPSEDQTENEQRLIEGSPKKSQIYTPGPAQVPTPKATMLSPILAPSPPCPQAAANPEDSAWSQKVRRSYTRLSLGDPSFESHQAMYSPSPQRRETLFGFEKLQTPQVLRKVEKFRVGPEASRSLCGVSSFTLLEGDNSAVPDPEPDFNIPGVAVVKEKRRKKVPQIKLAELDDLAAKMNAEFEEAEGFELLVE